Proteins co-encoded in one Actinomadura luteofluorescens genomic window:
- a CDS encoding RNA degradosome polyphosphate kinase codes for MTVNPGHVPPQSEALPDDRFLDREESWLRFNQRVLELAEDPGLPLLERVRFLSIFSSNLDEFFMVRVAGLARRMATGLAVQSASGRQPREVLARTGVVAHELMQRHASCFRKEILPALEDEGIDLLRWDELAETEQERLRRLFRDRIYPVLTPLVVDSAHPFPYISGLSLNLAVIVRDPETDATMFARVKVPPLLPRFIEASPDRFTPLEDVIAAHLGQLFVGMEVVEHHAFRVTRNQDLEIDDDISEGLLQALERELLRRRFGPVVRLEVEESISEGVLDLLTSELGVDEGQIYRVVGPLDLGGLAAIADLDRPELKYPPFVPSKEALPEDVSIFSAIRERDVLVHHPYDSFTTTVQRLIEDAATDPRVLAIKQTLYRTSGDSPIVDALMSAAEAGKQVVVVVELKARFDERANIAWARKLETAGCHVVYGFVGLKTHCKLALIVRQESEGHLRRYCHIGTGNYHPKTARLYEDFGLLTADPEVGEDVSALFNHLTGYSRQSSYHRLLVAPNSLRSGLVQRIEHEIDNRRAGHPARVRIKCNALVDEVVIDALYRASRAGVPVDVWVRGICALRPGVPGLSDMIQVRSVLGRFLEHSRVFAFENGGEPEVWLGSADLMHRNLDRRVEALVTVNDRAQRDDLLALMDRAMDERTHAWALDAEGTWTRSRAGAGETLLDIQTHLVKSRRWRTIDV; via the coding sequence ATGACCGTCAATCCAGGACATGTCCCCCCGCAATCCGAGGCGCTGCCCGACGACCGCTTCCTCGACCGGGAGGAGAGCTGGCTGAGGTTCAACCAGCGCGTCCTGGAACTCGCCGAGGATCCGGGCCTGCCGCTGCTCGAACGCGTCCGCTTCCTGTCGATCTTCTCCAGCAACCTCGACGAGTTCTTCATGGTCCGCGTGGCCGGGCTCGCCCGCCGGATGGCGACCGGGCTGGCCGTCCAGTCCGCCAGCGGCCGCCAGCCCCGCGAGGTGCTGGCGCGCACCGGCGTGGTCGCGCACGAGCTGATGCAGCGGCACGCGTCGTGCTTCCGCAAGGAGATCCTGCCCGCGCTGGAGGACGAGGGCATCGACCTCCTGCGCTGGGACGAGCTCGCCGAGACCGAGCAGGAGCGGCTGCGGCGGCTCTTCCGCGACCGGATCTACCCCGTGCTCACCCCGCTCGTCGTCGACTCCGCGCACCCGTTCCCCTACATCTCGGGCCTGTCGCTGAACCTCGCGGTGATCGTCCGCGACCCGGAGACCGACGCCACGATGTTCGCCCGGGTGAAGGTGCCGCCGCTGCTGCCGCGCTTCATCGAGGCGTCCCCCGACCGGTTCACGCCGCTGGAGGACGTCATCGCGGCGCACCTCGGGCAGCTGTTCGTCGGGATGGAGGTCGTCGAGCACCACGCGTTCCGGGTCACCCGCAACCAGGACCTGGAGATCGACGACGACATCAGCGAGGGCCTGCTGCAGGCGCTCGAACGCGAGCTGCTGCGCCGCCGGTTCGGCCCCGTCGTCCGGCTGGAGGTCGAGGAGTCGATCTCCGAGGGGGTGCTGGACCTGCTCACCTCCGAGCTGGGGGTGGACGAGGGCCAGATCTACCGCGTCGTCGGGCCGCTCGACCTCGGCGGCCTCGCCGCCATCGCCGACCTGGACCGCCCGGAGCTGAAGTACCCCCCTTTCGTCCCGTCGAAGGAGGCGCTGCCCGAGGACGTCAGCATCTTCAGCGCCATCCGTGAGCGCGACGTCCTCGTCCACCACCCCTACGACTCGTTCACCACGACCGTCCAGCGGCTCATCGAGGACGCCGCGACCGACCCGCGCGTCCTGGCGATCAAGCAGACGCTGTACCGGACGAGCGGCGACTCCCCGATCGTGGACGCGCTGATGAGCGCCGCCGAGGCCGGCAAGCAGGTCGTGGTCGTCGTCGAGCTCAAGGCCCGGTTCGACGAGCGCGCCAACATCGCCTGGGCGCGCAAGCTGGAGACCGCGGGCTGCCACGTCGTCTACGGGTTCGTCGGGCTGAAGACGCACTGCAAGCTCGCGCTGATCGTCCGGCAGGAGTCCGAGGGCCACCTGCGCCGCTACTGCCACATCGGCACCGGCAACTACCACCCGAAGACCGCGCGCCTGTACGAGGACTTCGGGCTGCTCACCGCCGACCCCGAGGTCGGCGAGGACGTCAGCGCCCTGTTCAACCACCTCACCGGCTACTCGCGGCAGAGCTCCTACCACCGGCTGCTCGTCGCGCCGAACAGCCTGCGCTCCGGGCTCGTCCAGCGGATCGAGCACGAGATCGACAACCGGCGGGCCGGGCATCCCGCCCGCGTCCGGATCAAGTGCAACGCCCTGGTGGACGAGGTGGTCATCGACGCGCTCTACCGGGCGTCGCGGGCCGGGGTGCCGGTGGACGTCTGGGTGCGCGGCATCTGCGCGCTGCGTCCCGGCGTGCCCGGCCTGTCGGACATGATCCAGGTGCGCAGCGTCCTCGGCCGGTTCCTGGAGCACTCCCGCGTGTTCGCGTTCGAGAACGGCGGCGAGCCCGAGGTGTGGCTCGGCAGCGCCGACCTGATGCACCGCAACCTGGACCGCCGTGTCGAGGCCCTCGTCACCGTCAACGACCGGGCCCAGCGCGACGACCTGCTCGCCCTGATGGACCGGGCCATGGACGAGCGCACCCACGCCTGGGCGCTCGACGCCGAGGGCACCTGGACGCGCAGCCGGGCCGGTGCGGGCGAGACCCTCCTGGACATCCAGACCCACCTGGTGAAGAGCCGCCGGTGGAGGACGATCGATGTCTGA
- a CDS encoding CU044_5270 family protein: MKDVMRVLRDARPEEMDPGAPVDEGVRRDELARAMAAPRGEAAGSTAPARRRVRPVWGLGLAGAVAAGAVAAAAVFVAPGGDGTDPGGTGGGGGGERVLDARTVLLAAAEKADGQTETTGAYWHQVTVSSSTYTVGKGGGAYAVTVRSKAESWTPSRPGGKAFAAGQDLGAKPATKADEEAWRRAGSPATFKIQIPVVPGGKGRLKGFTAKTAPGPRSFNGAALVDGDKVFWLGRNVSMKDLRALPSDPKRLKAELLRWYKGHDTESNRPMASDRWLYTVARGLVMDMPVKPAVRAAAFRMLAGLPAVRSLGKVTDPQGRTGNAIALDDKTPQGVIRDEMIIDLASGNALAGLNVMVAPAAGASVPAGRTMNSTALVGAEWTDTKPR; this comes from the coding sequence ATGAAGGATGTGATGCGGGTGTTGCGGGATGCCAGGCCTGAGGAGATGGACCCGGGTGCGCCGGTGGACGAGGGCGTGCGGCGGGACGAGCTGGCGCGGGCCATGGCGGCGCCGCGTGGGGAGGCGGCCGGGAGCACCGCGCCCGCGCGTCGGCGGGTGCGGCCGGTCTGGGGGCTGGGGCTCGCCGGGGCGGTCGCCGCGGGGGCGGTGGCCGCGGCGGCGGTGTTCGTCGCCCCCGGCGGGGACGGGACGGACCCGGGCGGGACGGGCGGAGGAGGCGGCGGCGAGCGGGTGCTCGACGCGCGGACCGTCCTGCTCGCGGCGGCCGAGAAGGCGGACGGTCAGACCGAGACGACGGGGGCGTACTGGCATCAGGTGACGGTCTCGTCCTCCACGTACACGGTGGGCAAGGGCGGCGGCGCCTACGCCGTGACGGTCAGGAGCAAGGCGGAGAGCTGGACGCCGAGCAGGCCCGGCGGCAAGGCGTTCGCCGCGGGGCAGGACCTGGGGGCCAAGCCCGCGACGAAGGCGGACGAGGAGGCGTGGCGGCGCGCGGGGTCGCCCGCGACGTTCAAGATCCAGATTCCGGTCGTGCCGGGGGGCAAGGGCCGCCTGAAGGGGTTCACGGCGAAGACCGCGCCCGGTCCGCGCAGCTTCAACGGCGCCGCGCTGGTCGACGGCGACAAGGTGTTCTGGCTCGGCCGCAACGTGAGCATGAAGGACCTGCGGGCGCTGCCGTCCGACCCGAAGCGGCTCAAGGCGGAGCTGCTGCGCTGGTACAAGGGCCATGACACCGAGTCGAACCGGCCGATGGCGTCGGACCGGTGGCTCTACACCGTGGCGCGCGGCCTGGTGATGGACATGCCGGTGAAGCCTGCGGTGCGGGCGGCCGCGTTCCGGATGCTGGCGGGGCTCCCGGCGGTGCGGTCACTCGGGAAGGTCACGGATCCGCAGGGGCGGACGGGGAACGCCATCGCGCTGGACGACAAGACGCCGCAGGGCGTGATCAGGGACGAAATGATCATTGATCTGGCGTCGGGCAATGCGCTGGCCGGGCTGAACGTCATGGTGGCGCCGGCGGCCGGGGCGAGCGTCCCGGCGGGGCGGACGATGAACTCCACCGCCCTGGTCGGCGCGGAATGGACCGATACCAAGCCGCGCTGA
- a CDS encoding pentapeptide repeat-containing protein, whose translation MTPHEASPPTVFWPRCTAVDGCTGRAAGGPGACPAHLRPSEFERFVDSLRPGADLDLRGVTVPPWLLDGVLDAVTGPDGRPHLGRTRFDGAVLPADAGLRGFCVEGDSSFDGARFLGGASFYDARFFGNASFRGARFGRNASFHEARFHRHASFEEAVFTGDALFGETRWHADAAFRGAVFMGAACFDRARFGRDAAMQGAGFRGDVSFRRVQVTRHARFERARFRHGAWLGPLAAGGRIALSDATVHGGLRVHAAARQVIARGAIVHGEADFRLRHAELDLEDAVFEGPAAVRALAHPIQGLAEPTTGNAAGTGTSGVRLLSLRRADATRLLLADVDLSGCGFLGLRRPDALRITGDCAFATAPGRRRLRPWRRRDRAVLAEDIAGGAGHDDDRLRALYQALARATADSDRDRLARDFRYSALEMRRHGERDPWRRAGLHLLWITCGYGLRAGRAVAWLAVIIALLCCGASLVRHDDRTRHDNRTGSVRGAHTGTRNT comes from the coding sequence GTGACTCCTCACGAGGCTTCGCCGCCCACGGTGTTCTGGCCGCGCTGCACCGCCGTCGACGGCTGCACCGGCCGGGCCGCGGGCGGCCCGGGCGCCTGCCCCGCCCACCTGCGCCCCAGCGAGTTCGAGCGGTTCGTGGACTCGCTGCGCCCCGGCGCCGACCTCGACCTGCGCGGCGTCACCGTCCCGCCGTGGCTGCTGGACGGGGTGCTGGACGCCGTCACCGGCCCCGACGGGCGGCCCCACCTCGGCCGGACCCGGTTCGACGGGGCGGTGCTGCCGGCCGACGCGGGCCTGCGCGGCTTCTGCGTCGAGGGCGACAGCTCGTTCGACGGCGCCCGCTTCCTCGGCGGCGCGTCGTTCTACGACGCGCGGTTCTTCGGCAACGCCTCGTTCCGGGGGGCGCGCTTCGGGCGCAACGCGTCCTTCCACGAGGCCCGGTTCCACCGGCACGCCTCGTTCGAGGAGGCGGTTTTCACCGGCGACGCCCTCTTCGGCGAGACGCGGTGGCACGCCGACGCCGCCTTCCGCGGCGCCGTGTTCATGGGCGCGGCCTGCTTCGACCGCGCGCGGTTCGGGCGGGACGCGGCGATGCAGGGGGCCGGCTTCCGCGGCGACGTGTCGTTCCGGCGCGTGCAGGTGACGCGGCACGCCCGGTTCGAGCGGGCGCGGTTCCGGCACGGCGCCTGGCTCGGCCCGCTGGCGGCGGGCGGCCGGATCGCGCTGTCGGACGCGACCGTGCACGGCGGGCTGCGGGTGCACGCGGCGGCGCGGCAGGTCATCGCCCGCGGCGCGATCGTCCACGGGGAGGCCGACTTCCGGCTCCGGCACGCCGAACTCGACCTGGAGGACGCGGTGTTCGAGGGCCCGGCCGCCGTCCGGGCGCTGGCCCATCCGATCCAGGGCCTCGCCGAGCCCACCACCGGGAACGCCGCCGGGACCGGCACGTCCGGCGTCCGGCTCCTGTCGCTGCGCCGCGCGGACGCGACCCGGCTGCTGCTCGCCGACGTCGACCTCAGCGGCTGCGGCTTCCTCGGGCTGCGGCGGCCCGACGCGCTGCGGATCACGGGCGACTGCGCGTTCGCGACCGCGCCCGGCCGGCGCCGGCTGCGGCCGTGGCGCCGCCGCGACCGGGCCGTCCTCGCCGAGGACATCGCCGGCGGCGCCGGCCACGACGACGACCGGCTGCGCGCGCTGTACCAGGCGCTGGCACGTGCCACGGCCGACTCCGACCGCGACCGCCTCGCCCGCGACTTCCGCTACAGCGCGCTGGAGATGCGCCGCCACGGCGAGCGCGACCCGTGGCGCCGCGCCGGCCTGCACCTTCTGTGGATCACCTGCGGATACGGGCTGCGCGCGGGACGCGCCGTGGCCTGGCTCGCCGTCATCATCGCGCTGCTGTGCTGCGGCGCGTCCCTGGTCCGCCACGACGACCGGACCCGGCACGACAACCGCACGGGGAGCGTCCGCGGCGCGCACACGGGCACCCGCAACACATAA
- a CDS encoding RNA polymerase sigma factor, whose protein sequence is MADEAPDEQRFTAIYDECRQRVWAYAAARAGGQVADEVVSETFAVAWRRLADVPDPALPWLLGVARNVLRDGHRARVRRESFAAELGRWAPRQTGDVAEDVAERMAVLRAMAALPEGDREILILIAWQGLTPREAARVVGCTPAALRVRLHRARRRLLRAAEDEQPDARTASARPDPPRPPARTDPGPGSGGAAARAGRSQVGVVKGETV, encoded by the coding sequence GTGGCAGACGAGGCCCCCGATGAACAGCGCTTCACCGCGATCTACGACGAGTGCCGCCAGCGCGTGTGGGCCTACGCCGCCGCCCGCGCCGGCGGCCAGGTCGCGGACGAGGTGGTGAGCGAGACCTTCGCCGTGGCGTGGCGGCGGCTCGCCGACGTCCCGGACCCGGCGCTGCCGTGGCTGCTCGGCGTCGCGCGCAACGTGCTGCGCGACGGGCACCGGGCGCGGGTGCGCCGCGAGTCGTTCGCGGCCGAGCTCGGGCGGTGGGCGCCGCGCCAGACGGGCGACGTCGCCGAGGACGTGGCGGAGCGGATGGCGGTGCTGCGCGCGATGGCGGCGCTGCCCGAGGGGGACCGGGAGATCCTGATCCTCATCGCCTGGCAGGGCCTGACGCCCCGCGAGGCCGCCCGCGTCGTCGGCTGCACGCCGGCGGCGCTGCGGGTGCGCCTGCACCGCGCGCGCCGCCGCCTGCTCCGCGCGGCCGAGGACGAGCAGCCGGACGCCCGAACGGCGTCCGCCCGCCCGGACCCGCCCCGGCCGCCCGCCCGGACCGACCCCGGACCGGGGTCGGGGGGTGCGGCGGCGCGAGCAGGACGTTCGCAGGTCGGAGTCGTCAAGGGAGAAACGGTATGA
- a CDS encoding PP2C family protein-serine/threonine phosphatase, with protein MAAMPSRGAERLLGVAGSPHLLLVEDDPGDAFLFEELLTEAQPGLRITVAATLSEALAALRPDIQCVIVDLSLPDAQGLDALHQVREHSPTTAVLVLTGLADAHVGVAAVAAGAQDYLVKQDADGALLTRAISYAIERKRADESERQLVEARALSRENARLERGLLPVPILHDRTLRHHTRYRPGRDRALLGGDFHDTVETSDGAVHAVIGDVSGHGADEASLGVRLRMAWRTLVLGGHTGSRLLDTLDTVLQHERWSDEIFTTACMVTIAPDRRTARVYRAGHPCPLFFSPDGVEALPAEPRGPALGLLPGARWPAADLELGDEWGLLLYTDGLIEGGAGEDGGHLDMAGLLRLARTAHEEGRRGDVLVDGLIAEAERLNGDVLSDDLALLMLSRGDDR; from the coding sequence ATGGCCGCGATGCCCAGTCGCGGTGCGGAGCGGCTCCTCGGTGTCGCCGGATCCCCGCACCTCCTTCTCGTCGAGGACGATCCCGGCGACGCCTTCCTGTTCGAGGAGCTCCTGACCGAGGCGCAGCCCGGTCTGCGGATCACCGTCGCGGCCACGCTCTCCGAGGCCCTCGCCGCGCTGCGGCCCGACATCCAGTGCGTCATCGTCGACCTGTCCCTCCCAGACGCGCAGGGGCTCGACGCCCTCCACCAGGTGCGCGAGCACTCGCCGACCACGGCCGTGCTGGTGCTGACCGGCCTCGCCGACGCGCACGTCGGCGTCGCCGCCGTCGCCGCAGGCGCCCAGGACTACCTCGTCAAGCAGGACGCGGACGGCGCGCTGCTCACCCGGGCGATCAGCTACGCGATCGAGCGCAAGCGCGCCGACGAGTCCGAGCGGCAGCTCGTCGAGGCGCGGGCCCTCAGCCGGGAGAACGCCAGGTTGGAGCGCGGCCTGCTGCCCGTGCCGATCCTGCACGACCGGACGCTGCGGCACCACACCCGCTACCGGCCCGGACGCGACCGGGCGCTGCTCGGCGGCGACTTCCACGACACCGTCGAGACCTCCGACGGCGCCGTGCACGCCGTCATCGGCGACGTGAGCGGGCACGGCGCGGACGAGGCGTCCCTCGGCGTCCGGCTCCGCATGGCGTGGCGCACGCTCGTCCTCGGCGGGCACACGGGCTCGCGCCTCCTCGACACCCTCGACACCGTCCTGCAGCACGAGCGGTGGAGCGACGAGATCTTCACGACCGCCTGCATGGTGACGATCGCGCCCGACCGGCGCACCGCCCGGGTGTACCGGGCCGGGCACCCGTGCCCCCTGTTCTTCTCGCCGGACGGCGTGGAGGCCCTCCCGGCCGAGCCCCGGGGCCCGGCGCTCGGGCTGCTCCCGGGCGCCCGGTGGCCCGCCGCCGACCTGGAGCTCGGCGACGAGTGGGGGCTGCTGCTCTACACCGACGGACTGATCGAGGGGGGCGCCGGCGAGGACGGCGGCCATCTCGACATGGCGGGCCTGCTGCGCCTCGCCAGGACCGCGCACGAGGAAGGGAGGCGCGGCGACGTGCTCGTCGACGGGCTCATCGCCGAGGCCGAGCGGCTGAACGGCGACGTCCTCTCCGACGACCTCGCCCTGCTGATGCTGAGCCGGGGGGACGACCGATGA
- a CDS encoding PP2C family protein-serine/threonine phosphatase, which yields MHGARGDDGPFEAVRKAIWAAPPNDVIAVAADLLDRHAGGADTEVLMIDYRQTFLVRTLSTGDDVPVDNTAPGRAFASQRPVQEDGGGLAHLPLTVKGERIGILSVRLPDGGPPWLDDFAGVLARALKIADEATDRYRRLRRRTRLTLAAEMQWDLLPAPAYRASELWFAGQLEPAYAVWGDAFDWATSADRFTLTVSNGMGSGTESAELTHLAISALRNARRSGGDIVEQAELADEAVFGRHRGERLVDALLLEFELTDGRVRVIDAGSPVISRMRDGATERIAFEAQMPLGMFGDTRYVPQEFAVEPGDRLVIVSDGVHGARSPAGVLYGDAGLPQAMRATRLQDPPEAVRTMIRHYVGFHGGTEPSDDAVIVCVDWTGRDAEAGKTGPEA from the coding sequence ATGCATGGTGCACGCGGGGATGACGGGCCGTTCGAGGCGGTCAGGAAGGCGATCTGGGCGGCTCCGCCGAACGATGTCATCGCCGTCGCGGCCGACCTGCTCGACCGGCACGCCGGCGGCGCGGACACCGAGGTCCTGATGATCGACTACCGGCAGACGTTCCTCGTCCGGACGCTCTCCACCGGCGACGACGTCCCCGTGGACAACACGGCGCCGGGCCGGGCGTTCGCGTCGCAGCGGCCCGTCCAGGAGGACGGGGGCGGGCTCGCCCACCTGCCGCTGACCGTGAAGGGGGAGCGGATCGGGATCCTGTCGGTGCGGCTTCCGGACGGCGGGCCGCCCTGGCTCGACGACTTCGCCGGCGTGCTCGCCCGCGCCCTCAAGATCGCCGACGAGGCCACCGACCGGTACCGGCGCCTGCGGCGGCGGACGCGGTTGACCCTGGCCGCCGAGATGCAGTGGGACCTGCTGCCGGCGCCCGCCTACCGGGCGTCCGAGCTCTGGTTCGCGGGCCAGCTGGAGCCCGCGTACGCCGTGTGGGGCGACGCGTTCGACTGGGCCACGTCCGCCGACCGGTTCACGCTGACCGTCAGCAACGGGATGGGGTCGGGCACGGAGTCGGCGGAGCTCACCCATCTGGCGATCAGCGCGCTGCGCAACGCCCGCCGGTCCGGCGGTGACATCGTCGAGCAGGCCGAGCTCGCCGACGAGGCGGTGTTCGGACGGCACCGGGGCGAGCGGCTCGTGGACGCGCTGCTGCTGGAGTTCGAGCTCACCGACGGGAGGGTCCGGGTCATCGACGCGGGCTCACCGGTGATCAGCCGGATGCGGGACGGCGCCACGGAGCGGATCGCGTTCGAGGCGCAGATGCCGCTCGGCATGTTCGGCGACACCCGCTACGTGCCCCAGGAGTTCGCCGTCGAGCCGGGCGACCGGCTGGTCATCGTCAGCGACGGCGTGCACGGCGCCCGGTCGCCCGCCGGAGTCCTCTACGGGGACGCCGGACTGCCCCAGGCGATGCGCGCCACCCGGTTGCAGGATCCGCCCGAGGCCGTCCGCACCATGATCCGGCACTACGTCGGCTTCCACGGGGGCACCGAGCCGTCCGACGACGCCGTGATCGTGTGCGTCGACTGGACGGGCCGGGACGCGGAGGCCGGGAAGACCGGCCCGGAAGCCTGA
- a CDS encoding L,D-transpeptidase produces the protein MATIRAPRHSLRAVTAGGITAAVLLSAGGCGGSSSGHGTASAAGTKGGQAAPAKVPEATTYTNLSGAPADPTPDGATDGLVVHPTSPAPVFDRPAGHRFATLPVAELGGPTWVPVVETSGDWRRVLLPSRPNGATGWVPGTALKTAHTPYTVRVDLTRRRLVLERSARPVGHWPVATGDAKTPTPTGRTFVMATLAPAKKTPSPIVLPLGTHSATLDTFGGGPGTVALHGWPDTSVFGKAVTHGCVRVPADALKALSRVPLGSLVFITA, from the coding sequence ATGGCGACCATACGTGCCCCTCGGCATTCCCTGCGCGCCGTCACCGCGGGCGGGATCACCGCTGCCGTGCTCCTCTCCGCCGGCGGATGCGGCGGCTCCTCCTCCGGGCACGGCACGGCGTCGGCCGCCGGGACCAAGGGCGGGCAGGCCGCGCCCGCCAAGGTCCCTGAGGCCACGACCTACACGAACCTCAGCGGCGCCCCGGCCGACCCCACGCCCGACGGCGCCACCGACGGCCTCGTCGTGCACCCCACCAGCCCGGCGCCCGTGTTCGACCGCCCGGCCGGTCACCGCTTCGCCACCCTTCCCGTCGCCGAGCTCGGCGGCCCCACCTGGGTGCCCGTGGTGGAGACCTCGGGCGACTGGCGGAGGGTGCTCCTGCCGAGCCGTCCCAACGGGGCGACCGGCTGGGTTCCCGGCACCGCGCTGAAGACCGCGCACACCCCCTACACCGTCCGCGTCGACCTCACCCGCAGACGCCTCGTCCTGGAGAGGTCCGCGCGCCCGGTGGGCCACTGGCCCGTCGCGACCGGCGACGCCAAGACCCCGACGCCGACCGGCCGGACGTTCGTCATGGCGACGCTCGCCCCGGCCAAGAAGACGCCGAGTCCCATCGTCCTGCCACTCGGTACCCACTCGGCGACCCTCGACACCTTCGGCGGCGGTCCCGGCACCGTCGCACTCCACGGCTGGCCCGACACCTCGGTGTTCGGCAAGGCCGTCACGCACGGCTGCGTGCGCGTACCCGCGGACGCCTTGAAGGCGCTGTCCCGGGTGCCGCTCGGTTCCCTGGTGTTCATCACGGCCTGA
- a CDS encoding MarR family winged helix-turn-helix transcriptional regulator, with amino-acid sequence MVATSGEDAAEYAAALDDAASTLLNVWSRAHNAPDVPIPSTQLRALFVLERGPVNISRLAGELGALVSSASRLCDRLEAAGLLTRDPGRDRRQVTVRLSSDGQALLDRLRLRRRENLTRVLAEMPAAAQAALLWGLTEFHEAATRPDDDGGSLSMLA; translated from the coding sequence ATGGTGGCCACGTCGGGTGAGGACGCCGCGGAGTACGCGGCCGCGCTCGACGATGCGGCCTCCACCCTGTTGAACGTGTGGTCGCGCGCCCACAATGCCCCGGATGTCCCTATTCCGTCCACGCAACTGCGCGCGCTGTTCGTCCTGGAGCGGGGGCCCGTCAACATCAGCAGGCTCGCGGGCGAGCTCGGCGCGCTGGTGTCGTCGGCGAGCCGGCTGTGCGACCGGCTGGAGGCGGCCGGGCTGCTCACGCGCGACCCGGGACGCGACCGGCGCCAGGTCACCGTCCGGCTGAGCAGCGACGGGCAGGCGCTCCTCGACCGGCTCCGGCTGCGGCGGCGCGAGAACCTCACCCGCGTGCTGGCCGAGATGCCGGCGGCCGCGCAGGCCGCGCTGCTGTGGGGGCTCACCGAGTTCCACGAGGCGGCCACCCGCCCGGACGACGACGGCGGTTCCCTCTCGATGCTCGCGTGA
- a CDS encoding sensor histidine kinase — protein sequence MTTARSAETGQEPRAAGPGAVLPGAQIPEGQGMGRVRLVQIYRVGSAVLGALLLAAFVQAGTALYGNEQARDVLIERVDPATLEQFRLSTAITGQDTAIRAYAEEGGREHVEQYRSAVRQEAASAARMRRLLAEVPGHEEVDRLLAKATADSRAWRTGFADRVAAGPGGQGIDRGESRLAGHLLVQARGDMTPLQAGITELHERSAAKLNSRARTAQWSTFAALAMVVVAALLLAVLFRRTVLTPVSTLTGRVRAVSEGDFGHRLDVPGPAEINELAAIIDAMRARIIEEWRTSEDKSRRLDEQTEELRRSNAELEQFAYVASHDLQEPLRKVASFCQMLERRYGDKLDDRGRQYIAFAVDGAKRMQALINDLLSFSRVGRMSRPEDSVDLDDVVRQALDNLSTLCEETGAEVDVAELPDVAGDRTQLVQLFQNLVGNAIKFRREGVPPRVTIDVRRTGDEWEFGCSDNGIGIDPRYADRIFLIFQRLHSREEYTGTGIGLALCKKIVEYHGGRIWLAAGEHAEPDAEAATGTTFRWTLPAQPSAGTEEDGEESTGDQVDRPQAT from the coding sequence ATGACCACCGCGAGATCCGCCGAGACCGGCCAGGAGCCGCGCGCCGCCGGGCCGGGCGCCGTGCTGCCCGGCGCGCAGATCCCCGAGGGGCAGGGGATGGGCCGGGTCCGGCTCGTCCAGATCTACCGGGTCGGCTCCGCCGTCCTCGGCGCCCTCCTCCTGGCCGCGTTCGTGCAGGCCGGGACGGCGCTGTACGGGAACGAGCAGGCCCGCGACGTCCTGATCGAGCGCGTCGACCCGGCGACGCTCGAGCAGTTCCGGCTCTCCACCGCCATCACCGGCCAGGACACGGCCATCCGCGCGTACGCCGAGGAGGGCGGGCGCGAGCACGTCGAGCAGTACCGGTCCGCCGTGCGCCAGGAGGCGGCGTCCGCCGCCCGCATGCGCCGCCTCCTCGCGGAGGTGCCCGGCCACGAGGAGGTCGACCGGCTCCTCGCCAAGGCGACCGCCGACTCGCGGGCCTGGCGGACCGGGTTCGCCGACCGGGTCGCCGCCGGACCCGGCGGTCAGGGCATCGACCGCGGCGAGAGCCGGCTGGCGGGCCACCTGCTCGTCCAGGCGCGCGGCGACATGACGCCGCTGCAGGCCGGCATCACCGAACTGCACGAGCGGTCCGCCGCGAAGCTGAACTCCCGCGCGAGGACCGCCCAGTGGTCCACGTTCGCCGCGCTCGCCATGGTCGTCGTCGCCGCGCTGCTGCTCGCCGTGCTGTTCCGCCGGACCGTGCTGACGCCGGTGTCGACCCTGACCGGACGCGTCCGCGCCGTCTCGGAGGGCGACTTCGGGCACCGCCTCGACGTCCCCGGCCCGGCGGAGATCAACGAGCTGGCGGCGATCATCGACGCGATGCGCGCCCGGATCATCGAGGAGTGGCGCACCAGCGAGGACAAGTCCCGCCGGCTCGACGAGCAGACCGAGGAACTGCGCCGCTCCAACGCCGAACTGGAGCAGTTCGCCTACGTCGCGAGCCACGACCTCCAGGAGCCGCTGCGCAAGGTCGCCAGTTTCTGCCAGATGCTCGAACGCCGGTACGGCGACAAGCTCGACGACCGCGGACGGCAGTACATCGCGTTCGCCGTGGACGGCGCCAAGCGCATGCAGGCCCTGATCAACGACCTGCTGAGCTTCTCCCGCGTGGGCCGGATGTCGCGCCCCGAGGACTCCGTCGACCTCGACGACGTCGTCCGGCAGGCGCTGGACAACCTCTCCACGCTCTGCGAGGAGACCGGCGCCGAGGTGGACGTGGCGGAGCTGCCCGACGTGGCCGGGGACCGCACCCAGCTGGTCCAGCTGTTCCAGAACCTCGTCGGAAACGCGATCAAGTTCCGCCGGGAGGGCGTGCCGCCGCGCGTCACCATCGACGTCCGCCGCACCGGGGACGAGTGGGAGTTCGGCTGCTCCGACAACGGGATCGGCATCGACCCCCGCTACGCCGACCGGATCTTCCTCATCTTCCAGCGGCTGCACTCGCGCGAGGAGTACACCGGCACGGGGATCGGCCTGGCCCTGTGCAAGAAGATCGTCGAGTACCACGGCGGACGCATCTGGCTCGCCGCCGGCGAGCACGCCGAGCCGGACGCGGAGGCCGCCACCGGGACCACCTTCCGGTGGACGCTGCCCGCCCAGCCGTCGGCCGGTACAGAAGAGGACGGCGAGGAAAGCACCGGAGACCAGGTCGACCGCCCCCAGGCGACCTGA